The genome window AATTCCGGTGAATAGGAGATGGGACTGAAACAATGGACAATTTTGAAATGAACGGCCCCTTGCCCTTTTGTGGCTGCGCTACACAAGCTTGGTTAATATTTCAAGCTCGAGACTTCTTGAAGGGCGTTGGTCATCCATCACcaatacacacacacacaatgtAAATGGCTCTGTGTGCAATATTGTGTGATTCATAGTATACCAAATATTGAAATGCTTTGACATTTTTCCAACTGATTCACTCAAAAATACACTACTGACAAAAAATATTCTCTTAATCTTAAGCCTACCTTAAGTATGTTTATATTCTTACAACAGCCGCAGGAGAAGTTTTTGTTTGGAGTGTGCACTTATCTATAACAAAATAGTATTCATGCACTGATTGAGATTATCTTTGGAGGGGGCATTTTCAGTAGATATTGCGTTTGAAGATAGATGAGCGATTGGCAAACGCCTGGACTACCATGGTAGGTATGTGCACTGAGCCCGCTGACCAGATATCCCTTTCGAGGTCCGGTTGTTGGATCCTTTTAGATACCGGGCAAGGGATCGATTCCGGATAAACGCCGAATTCATCTTGACCCCAAGGACCATGACTTCGCCTAAACACCTTCAAATGGATTGAAATAGTGATACCAATCAAGGGGAGTCTGGATGGGGTGGTACAAATGCATTTAGATGCAACCTGCTTACATAAACCTCATGCGGTTTTTCGCTGGAAACTTTCAGATGAAATTCGAGACGGAGTCTTAACTTTCTTTTGCCGGATTTAATGGAACATAGAGGTTGTGAACAATCGGGGCTGAACAAGTAGGAGCAATGTGGATTGATGATTTGTCGTTTTCTCGCATCAGTTGGGAGTCAATTCCTTGAGTTCGTCAGCAGTATTCCTCGTTTCTAGATTTCTTAAATTCTATATATTATGGCCGCTTTCTATCCTCGtggttgtttcaggtttgatCACACCCACGCAATGAGTAAGCGATTCACACTCTGCCTCTGCCTATTGCTGGCGTACCATGGTAAGTAACGCCTAATGGTCAATTCTCTGTAACCTGGCCACGAAAGGTTCTTACATGCTTTTGAGGCTCCACTCGGCCAGTCGAAGTCCTCGGGCAACTCAAACGCAAGAAACCACATGCCTGTGGAACCGTCCGCATTGATATATGAGGCTAACATTGACAGTCGAATCATTTTAATTCACTGAATGATGAATTGGTTAGCAGGGCATGGTTAACAAAAGGATTACCTCAGTTCTGTTGCGGGCTTGTTAGTGAAAATTGACTATGGTCGTCGATTCAgttaatttacatgtacatgtgcactgCTTTTGTCAAATCGCGTTAAAATGCTTTGCTTTTCATCATACGCTAAATATCATTTGGCCGTTGCTGCTACTGGCATTTGTTAAGCTTTCAAGCTTTGATCTCTCAATGTTAGATTGTTTGTCTGCAACTGTCATTGAAAGGAGCCCTCGGAAAGCTAAGCTTTTGCCAAATGTCTCCGCTATGCTTTACTTGACATCATACCCCGTCATTCGGTCGTTGCTGCCATTTTTTTAGCTTCCAAGCTTCGACCTCTAAATGTTTAACTGTTCGTCTGCACCAGCCATGCCTGCCTCTGGAAGCGCAAAGTAAAGGAGGCCACGGCAAACTCGCACTAGGTATTATTACGGCGCTTTTTTGCCCAGACTGTGAGGACGGGACCATCTGCCATCACTGACCTCTTAAAGAATATGAAGTCAACTTTACAAGGAGACATGAGTCCAGGGGCGTAAGAAAAATATGATTCAGTGCCATATCACGCCCAGTTAACAATTCTCAAAGTACCCATTCGACCATGCATACTTGCAGCTAAACACctgaatatttttctttggGTAAATGTTGGTATACAGAAGCATAGTCTCGGTACTGCATATTCCTATCCCATTACAAATATTGAATAGGCCTTGGGGAAGCTTTGTACCAACCTGATCTGTCATCGTTCATTTCATAGAAAATATTGACCAAAATAGAAATCATCGTCTTTAAGCATGTTATCATGCAAATGGACTGAATGAAAATTGCAATATTCATGGAGAAGCTTACAAAGACAAAAGTTTTAGTGAAACGCATTGGTTCAGGAGCAAGTCCGAACATGATTATTCATATCTTGAAGAGTACCTCAAAAAAATATGGCTGTTTCCCCCAAAAAATACGCTGCGAGCAGGGTTCGAACCTACGCGGGGAGACCCCATTGGATTTCAAGGCCAACgccttaaccactcggccatcGCAGCTGCTTCGAGATGACCGCAGTTTCCCCGTGACAAAATCATGTTGTCATCCGCTTCAACGCAAAGCATTCTTTTCAGTTTTGCTTGCTTATGCTGCTGGCCCAACCATGGCACCCGCTGTGCCGGTGCTATTCAACAACAGCACCACAACTGCCCCGTCGAATGAAAATGCAAATCCATCTCGAGGTACAACCACCGCTACAAATGCCTCAACTCGTGGGCCTTCCAGCTCTCAACCTTCTACCGCGAATCCAACCACCGTCGACTCTCCCTCGACTCAGCCCAGCACCACAAACTTAACAACTCTCGGGCCAGAGAAAAATACATTTCTTACTACTACTGGTCAACCCAAGCCAAGTACCACTGGCGCTGGTGAGAAATCGTGTTGGGTGTGATAGCTTTTTTCGTGGTGGCAAGAAACTAGTGAGTTGCGTGCGTTAGAAATAGACTTCGCTGTTTGCACCGTTCTACCCACACTCACAAATTATTAATTTCTTAGCTCTCACAACAGTTGGCGCGATAATAATTCATCAAATTCGATactgaatgactgtattcgAAACTCTTTGTGATTGTGACATACGTTGGCATGAATTTAGCTAGTCCAAAATATTTTCGAATGTATAAATTAATATTtagtcaaacactctcaatCAGTCCCTTTGTAATTTATAGATATATTTGACCTCCTATACACCACATACGTGTATGGTCGTCTGAAGTGAATAAATACTTCCTTCCTTACTTTTACTTACTTCATTTACTAACCCCAGTTGCGAGCAGTAGTGTCACTACTGTGAACGGGAAACAAACAGTGACAGGCTCGCCACAAGAGGACACAGAGACACCATATTCGACCACGCCGTTCACTGACGCGCCAACCACAACACCGGAGCCAAAACCAGGTAAATCATTTGGGTCGATTCCATCGAGCCATAAACGCTAAATGTTCATCAGGATAGGACCATGTGGCTGCATCCTTGGTCTGATCACTTCAACCCATTGTCATCCAGGTCAAAAGAACGTTTCTCGTGGTCGTTGTCAGTTGGCTACCTGGCTGTGCTGGTTGTTAAGGTTGAGAACTTGTCTTTGTCGTTTCTTGTGATTTTCCATGGTTGTGCTGATGAAAAGGAAAAGGTCCATAAACACTCGGGCCGAATCTGACACCCCTGCGCATGCATAGTGGTGGGAGAGGCAAATAATATTGGAACCGGTTCATGGAGACAATTCAGCAAGCTTTGCCTCAACTTCAAACTCTTCGACTCGCTAAATCCTGACTGTAATACAAAAACCGAAACTTTCCCCTTTCTTTACCATTAGTTCCGTATGCCTCTCCATTTCGTTTCAGATCCATGTCTCGAGGACCCGTACCCATGTGACAACGGAGGGTGGTGCATGCCTCTTGCTCGCAATGCTAGCTTTGGCTGCATTTGTAAGGGCGAGTGGACAGGGAGGACATGTGACAAGAAAAAAGGTGATCATACCGTTATCATCAATACTGCTTCTGATTTACCATTTTGCATGATTCCAGCTGGCGTTTTTGCTTTAGTCACCGCCGCCGTACAGTACACTTGTCGCTGGTGGTTAATTACACACTGGTGCGTTTGTTGTCGCTTGATGATACTTTTGCCTATAACCAACTGCGCAACACGGTAATTTGAAACACCAAATACCCACTTGAGACAAGTGCCGTAGTATTGACCAAGCGGGACACAGCTCCAAGTACACACAAGTCATGTCGGGTAGAAAACCGGCCACTTAGTAAAAGATTTCATACCTACGGGTGCAATTCTTGGGAACAGTTATAAAACTCCATCGTACATGTATAAGATCTTGTTCCAAGGCCGTTTCAGGAAGTAACGTCAAACCTTTACCAATCATTGGCTAATAGACACGAAATTATTCTCTGGGCAGAGTAGGGGGAAGCCCGGGATACTAAGTATTCAGGCAGTTTTAAagatgaattttgaaatttctttgcCCCTTGCCCACGTTTCTTTCAGTTTGCGACTGTAACAATGGTGGTGCATGCGTTTCCTTCCAAGGTCAAAGCAGTTGCATGTGTCCTCATCAGTGGAAGGGAGAGATATGTACTTTGAAAAGAAGTAAGTTTTAATGTTCTCATACATATCGGATTACAAACTTTTCGAAGGACAACGTTAACAGCAATAGATATCTTGATAACGAGCTTTCGAATGTATCGGGTCAACTCGGATGTCGCTTCTTCACTTCTCTTAACTCCTGAATCACTTTACACATTACTTTAGTCTCCTCATGCAatcaaattttcacattttttactatataaatgaataaaattatcctCTTTTAAGGTATATGTGAGATGTATGAGCCGTGTAACAACAGTGCTATCTGCAGTGGTGACCATCTCCTCTATTCCTGTAGCTGTACTGAGCAGTGGACGGGGACAAACTGTTCCGAACCCAAGGGTAGGCGAAGTTCTAAATATGTGACGGTTCGGGGGGACTGGCCTCCTAGCCCTCGTCGGCAACAA of Lineus longissimus chromosome 9, tnLinLong1.2, whole genome shotgun sequence contains these proteins:
- the LOC135493594 gene encoding neurogenic locus notch homolog protein 1-like isoform X1, with amino-acid sequence MSDWQTPGLPWFDHTHAMSKRFTLCLCLLLAYHVLLAYAAGPTMAPAVPVLFNNSTTTAPSNENANPSRGTTTATNASTRGPSSSQPSTANPTTVDSPSTQPSTTNLTTLGPEKNTFLTTTGQPKPSTTGAVASSSVTTVNGKQTVTGSPQEDTETPYSTTPFTDAPTTTPEPKPDPCLEDPYPCDNGGWCMPLARNASFGCICKGEWTGRTCDKKKVCDCNNGGACVSFQGQSSCMCPHQWKGEICTLKRSICEMYEPCNNSAICSGDHLLYSCSCTEQWTGTNCSEPKVCYPSRCSGHGLCEEILNGTDWFCNCFRGWRGDTCNQQSECDLKCRHGECVNGTETCVCKTGFKGKFCDLGISANTRPTARAPMGPWYSYPAYVALAGVGVIIVIMLFTICVMAWYLRISTSDKPDFHRTAKNDREKIINNRHDKPRKQIGFAFDHENKMDDEAIMY
- the LOC135493594 gene encoding delta-like protein A isoform X2, translating into MSDWQTPGLPWFDHTHAMSKRFTLCLCLLLAYHVASSSVTTVNGKQTVTGSPQEDTETPYSTTPFTDAPTTTPEPKPDPCLEDPYPCDNGGWCMPLARNASFGCICKGEWTGRTCDKKKVCDCNNGGACVSFQGQSSCMCPHQWKGEICTLKRSICEMYEPCNNSAICSGDHLLYSCSCTEQWTGTNCSEPKVCYPSRCSGHGLCEEILNGTDWFCNCFRGWRGDTCNQQSECDLKCRHGECVNGTETCVCKTGFKGKFCDLGISANTRPTARAPMGPWYSYPAYVALAGVGVIIVIMLFTICVMAWYLRISTSDKPDFHRTAKNDREKIINNRHDKPRKQIGFAFDHENKMDDEAIMY